A window of Leptolyngbya sp. SIO1E4 genomic DNA:
GCTGATCAACCAAGATGAACTAGAAACTCTAAAGCGAGTGATTCAGCAGTTTTCATCACAAAAAGCACGGCTGATTTCGCTATCCGGGACCCAGGAGGGACAGGAAGTTGCTGAGGTGACCCATGAAGCACTGTTTGAGCACTGGCAGCAATTTCACAACTGGCTTGATAGCAGCCGCGATGATATTCGTTTCCAGCGGCGCTTAGAGTCTGCTGTGCACTATTGGAATCAGCAAGGCCGACCGGAGGGCTTGCTATGGCGCCCCCCGGACTTGGATTTGCTGCGGGATTTTCAGCAGCGAGCTGCTCAAGATATGACGGCACTAGAAACAAGCTTTTGGCAAGTTTCTCATCAAGCAGAACAGCGTCGAAAGCGGAATAAAAGTTTGGTAACCGCTGGTCTGGCCACTGGCCTAGTATTGACCACAGTGTCCTCGGGAATTGCGTTTTGGAATGTAGAAGCTGCCAACCGGAGCCGAATCGAAGCACAGCGTAATAATGTTCAAACTTTGGCTCAAACAGCCGCTGCGCTGAATGCTTCTGGAAAAAGCTTTGAGGCAAATATTGCAGGCCTAAAAGCAGCCAAACAATTTCAGCGCAATCAGATACCGGATGCCAAAATCAGTAATGAGATTCGAGGAGAATTAGTTACAGCACAACTCGTACGAAACCGTGAAATTACCCGCCTCGAAGGTCACAGCGATTCGGTTTGGGTCGTGCGCTTCAGTCCCGATGGCACCACCCTGGCCACTGGCAGTAGTGACGGCACTGCCAAGTTGTGGCAGGCCGATGGCACCCTCATCACCACCCTCGAAGGCCACAGCAATGCGTTAGGGGACGTGCACTTCAGTCCCGATGGCACCGCCCTGGCCACTGCTAGTAGTGACGGCACTGCCAAGTTGTGGCAGGCCGATGGCACCCTCATTGCCACCCTGGAAGGCCACAGCGATTGGGTTTGGGTCGTGCGCTTCAGCCCCGATAGCACCATCCTGGCCACTGGCAGTCGTGACGGTACCGCCAAACTCTGGCAGGCCGATGGCACCCTCATTACCACCCTGGACGGCCACAGTGGTTGGGTGGGGGACGTGCGCTTCAGTCCCGATAGCACCACTCTTGTCACAACCAGTTTCGACGGCACTGCCAAGCTGTGGCAGGCTGATGGCACCCTCATCACCACCCTAGAAGGCCACAGCGATGTGGTTGGGGATGTGCGCTTCAGCCCCGATGGCAAGATCCTCGCCACCGCCAGTAGTGATGGCACTGCCAAGCTGTGGCAGACCGATGGCACCCTCATTACCACCCTGGAAGGCCACAGCGATGCGGTTTGGGTCGTGCGCTTCAGCCCGGATGGCAAGGTCCTTGCTACCACCAGTAGCGACGGTACTGTCAAACTCTGGCAGGCCGATGGCACCCTCATTGCCACCCTAGAAGGCCACAGTGATGTGGTTTGGGTCGTGCATTTCAGTCCCGATGGCAATACCCTGGCCACCGCTAGTGAAGACGGTACCACCAAACTCTGGCAAGTCGATGGCACCCTTATCACTACTCTGGAAGGCCACATTGATGCGGTTTTGGACGTGCACTTCAGCCCGGATGGCAAAACCCTGGCTACTGCCAGCCGCGACGGTACCGCCAAACTCTGGCAGGCTCAAAGTATGCTCATTACCATCCTCGAAGACCACAGTAACTGGGTTTGGGATGTGCACTTCAGCCCGGATGGCAGCACCCTGGCCACCGCCAGTCGTGATGGCACTGCCAAGCTGTGGCAGGCTGATGGCACCCTCATCACCACCCTAGAAGGCCACAGCGATGCGGTTGGGAATGTGCGCTTCAGTCCCGATGGCAAGATCCTCGCCACCACCAGTGAAAACGGTACCGCCAAGCTGTGGCAGGCCGATGGCACCCTCATTACCACCCTGGAAGGCCACAGCGGTCCGGTTAGAGACGTGCACTTCAGTCCCGATGGCACCACCCTGGCCACTGCCAGTAGCGACGGCACGGCGAAGCTGTGGCAGGTCGATGGCACATCCATCACCACCCTTGAGGGTCACAGCGGTCCGGTTGGGGATGTGCGCTTCAGCCCCGATGGCACCACCCTGGCCACTACCAGTGACGACGGGACGGCGAAGCTGTGGCAGGTCGATGGCACATCCATCACCACCCTGGAAGGCCACATTGATACGGTTTGGGATGTGCGCTTCAGTCCCGATGGCACCACCCTGGCCACTGCCAGTAATGACGGCACGGCCAAGCTGTGGCAGGCCGATGGCACCCTGATCACCACCCTCCAGGGCCACAGCGATAGGGTTTTGGACGTGCACTTCAGCCCGGATGGCACCACCCTGGCCACCGCTAGTAGCGACGGCACGGCCAAGCTGTGGCAGACCGATGGCACCCTGATCACCACCTTCGCAGACCACAGTGACTGGGTTGGGAACGTGCGCTTCAGTCCCGATGGCAAGATCCTCGCCACCGCCAGTAGTGATGGCACTGCCAAGCTGTGGCAGACCGATGGCACCCTCATTACCACCCTGGAAGGCCACAGCGATGCGGTTTGGGACGTGCGCTTCAGCCCTGATGGCAATACCCTGGCCACCGCCAGTGGCGACGGTACCACCAAACTCTGGCCCTGGAGTTTAGATGTGCTGATGGCCCACACCTGTGAGCAAGTCCGAGGTTATTTGCAGAGTAGCCCCAATGTTCCTTCAGAGGATAAAAATCTTTGTGATTGAGCTTATTGCTTGATAGTGGGGGATGGTCGAATAGTTGCCCCGCGTGCAGCCACTCCGACCTGACCAATCAAAATTTATTCACTGGTTCAGACCCTGAGCAATCAAGTCAAGTGTCGTGGAATAGCGGACTGAGCACAGCGAGGGAGCCTATGCCGCGAAAGCACTTGACGGCCAGCCCCTTGCTACCATTTGGACCAGCGGGGGCATTTGAACAAAGAATTACGGTTTCGCTTGAAAGCCTTTCTGTATGCGAGTTTTAGAACTTCCTTTTTCCCTGATGAGTTGCCGCATCACGCAACTAAACCTGTGTTTCAAGAGAGTTTCAGGTTACCCTCTGAA
This region includes:
- a CDS encoding PD40 domain-containing protein, which encodes MQVDRNIRIEGNATGNAIISGDGNTVYVIQQTKAQRQEFQIAAAVTEIGPNPYKGLTAFQESDADRYFGREEQVDDLIERFQTLHSQNFQFRFLSILGPSGCGKSSLVRAGFIPELARRPLPSKERMRVAVLVPGTHPVEALAGVLAKVATQDPMPATKTREFTAELKLQTTDRLYDGMRRITDLMPQIKDSPLVVLVDQFEEVYSLCKDLNERQAFIENLLCAASAPTGNLSVVITLRSDFLGEVQRHQTLNQITAKQSVIVPAMTQYELRDAIAKPAQQAGYPLDENTIDRLIKDTEGREGALPLLQFALQRIWEGLRQGQEPMVVYQEMKGVGGGLANQAQTLYEALSAEEQKMARRVFVGLVQLGEGNRVTRRRIAVETLLINQDELETLKRVIQQFSSQKARLISLSGTQEGQEVAEVTHEALFEHWQQFHNWLDSSRDDIRFQRRLESAVHYWNQQGRPEGLLWRPPDLDLLRDFQQRAAQDMTALETSFWQVSHQAEQRRKRNKSLVTAGLATGLVLTTVSSGIAFWNVEAANRSRIEAQRNNVQTLAQTAAALNASGKSFEANIAGLKAAKQFQRNQIPDAKISNEIRGELVTAQLVRNREITRLEGHSDSVWVVRFSPDGTTLATGSSDGTAKLWQADGTLITTLEGHSNALGDVHFSPDGTALATASSDGTAKLWQADGTLIATLEGHSDWVWVVRFSPDSTILATGSRDGTAKLWQADGTLITTLDGHSGWVGDVRFSPDSTTLVTTSFDGTAKLWQADGTLITTLEGHSDVVGDVRFSPDGKILATASSDGTAKLWQTDGTLITTLEGHSDAVWVVRFSPDGKVLATTSSDGTVKLWQADGTLIATLEGHSDVVWVVHFSPDGNTLATASEDGTTKLWQVDGTLITTLEGHIDAVLDVHFSPDGKTLATASRDGTAKLWQAQSMLITILEDHSNWVWDVHFSPDGSTLATASRDGTAKLWQADGTLITTLEGHSDAVGNVRFSPDGKILATTSENGTAKLWQADGTLITTLEGHSGPVRDVHFSPDGTTLATASSDGTAKLWQVDGTSITTLEGHSGPVGDVRFSPDGTTLATTSDDGTAKLWQVDGTSITTLEGHIDTVWDVRFSPDGTTLATASNDGTAKLWQADGTLITTLQGHSDRVLDVHFSPDGTTLATASSDGTAKLWQTDGTLITTFADHSDWVGNVRFSPDGKILATASSDGTAKLWQTDGTLITTLEGHSDAVWDVRFSPDGNTLATASGDGTTKLWPWSLDVLMAHTCEQVRGYLQSSPNVPSEDKNLCD